In a single window of the Desulfocurvibacter africanus subsp. africanus DSM 2603 genome:
- a CDS encoding tetratricopeptide repeat protein: MDEKKGISKAAAGIIAVLAFAAGLFVGVVVSNETRQELVSPSPVAGPSVPAGPQVPADMADHIAHLEAEAAKQPGDADTWIKLGNAYFDTNQAEKAIRAYERALEIAPGNADVLTDLGVMYRAAGQPAKAVEQFDKAIAVNPAHQIARLNKGVVLLHDLKQREKAVQTWEDLLALNPGAVAPGGKPVAELVRELKAGAPGN; the protein is encoded by the coding sequence ATGGACGAGAAAAAGGGTATTTCCAAGGCCGCGGCAGGGATCATAGCCGTACTGGCGTTTGCCGCCGGTCTCTTCGTGGGTGTCGTGGTCAGCAACGAAACGCGTCAGGAGCTCGTGTCGCCATCGCCCGTGGCTGGGCCGTCTGTTCCTGCAGGGCCGCAGGTTCCGGCGGACATGGCCGATCACATCGCTCATCTGGAGGCGGAGGCCGCCAAACAGCCGGGTGACGCTGACACCTGGATCAAGCTGGGCAACGCGTATTTCGACACGAACCAGGCCGAGAAAGCCATCCGAGCCTATGAGCGGGCCTTGGAGATCGCGCCTGGAAATGCCGACGTTTTGACGGACCTGGGCGTCATGTACCGTGCCGCCGGCCAGCCGGCCAAGGCCGTGGAGCAGTTCGATAAGGCCATTGCGGTCAATCCCGCGCATCAGATCGCCCGGCTGAACAAGGGCGTCGTGCTGCTGCATGATTTGAAGCAGCGTGAGAAGGCCGTGCAGACCTGGGAAGACCTGCTCGCGTTGAATCCCGGAGCCGTGGCGCCGGGCGGCAAGCCCGTGGCCGAGCTTGTCCGCGAGCTGAAGGCCGGCGCGCCCGGCAATTAG
- the rnhA gene encoding ribonuclease HI encodes MAMDNSVTIFTDGSCLGNPGPGGWCAILTEGEHSKELFGGYKLTTNNRMELLAVIEALTALKHPCRVDLWTDSQYVRNAIEKRWIDSWQRNGWKNSEKKPVKNQDLWQRLLPLLATHQVRFHWVRGHSGHRENERCDQLARSAAQKTGLPVDTGYPG; translated from the coding sequence ATGGCCATGGATAACAGCGTCACGATCTTTACCGATGGCTCCTGTCTGGGCAACCCCGGCCCCGGCGGCTGGTGCGCCATCCTGACCGAGGGCGAGCACAGCAAGGAGCTTTTCGGGGGCTACAAGCTGACCACCAACAACCGCATGGAACTGCTCGCGGTCATCGAGGCCCTCACGGCCCTCAAACACCCCTGCCGCGTGGATCTGTGGACTGATTCACAATACGTGCGCAACGCCATCGAGAAGCGCTGGATCGACTCCTGGCAGCGCAACGGCTGGAAAAACTCCGAGAAGAAGCCGGTCAAGAATCAGGATCTCTGGCAGCGGTTGCTGCCCCTGCTGGCCACGCACCAAGTGCGTTTTCATTGGGTCCGGGGCCATAGCGGACACCGCGAGAACGAGCGCTGCGACCAACTGGCCAGGTCCGCAGCCCAGAAGACCGGCTTGCCGGTGGACACGGGATATCCCGGCTAA
- a CDS encoding BPSL1445 family SYLF domain-containing lipoprotein — protein MIKQGSFANIRNSAAAFLLICCITLMPFGQALAATAKEIDTGVEVALERFAKEVNGGKEFLDSAKGVLVFPDVYKGGLGIGGQYGEGALLMGGKTMDYYNTVSASFGFQAGGQVYTLIFAFMQQEALEKFRQSKGWEVGVDASVALIKVGAGKPLNTMNIKDPIVAFVLGQKGLMFDLSLQGTKITKLDKTKK, from the coding sequence ATGATCAAGCAAGGGAGCTTCGCAAACATTCGCAACAGCGCAGCCGCATTCCTGCTCATTTGCTGCATTACACTCATGCCGTTCGGACAGGCGCTCGCCGCAACGGCCAAGGAGATCGACACGGGCGTGGAAGTCGCCCTGGAGCGCTTCGCCAAGGAGGTCAATGGAGGCAAGGAGTTCCTGGACAGCGCCAAAGGGGTGCTGGTCTTTCCGGATGTCTACAAGGGCGGTCTTGGCATCGGCGGCCAGTACGGCGAGGGAGCCCTGCTGATGGGCGGCAAGACCATGGACTACTACAATACCGTTTCCGCCTCCTTCGGTTTCCAGGCGGGCGGCCAGGTCTACACGCTCATCTTCGCCTTCATGCAGCAGGAGGCGCTGGAAAAGTTCCGCCAGAGCAAGGGCTGGGAAGTCGGCGTCGACGCCTCGGTGGCCCTGATTAAGGTCGGTGCGGGCAAGCCGCTCAACACCATGAACATCAAGGACCCCATCGTGGCTTTCGTTCTGGGGCAGAAGGGACTCATGTTCGACCTGTCGCTGCAAGGCACTAAAATCACCAAGCTGGACAAGACCAAGAAGTAG
- a CDS encoding TerC family protein: MPELMTFEALLALLTLTSLEIVLGIDNIVFIVVITGRMDPRHRDRARKWGIGLAMFTRILLLLGITWVMRLTAPLFQLPVLEHTVTGKDLVLLLGGLFLLAKATLEIHEKTTGNPTEHAAAEKAAASMGSAIAQIVALDVIFSLDSVITAVGMSRHIEIMIAAVVISVVIMLIFSGPVSNFVNKHPTVQMLAFSFLLLVGVFLVAEGLGRHIDRGYIYFAMFFSLFVEFMNLRMRRIGKA, translated from the coding sequence ATGCCCGAACTGATGACCTTCGAAGCCCTGCTGGCCCTGCTTACGCTCACGAGCCTTGAGATCGTGCTCGGCATCGACAACATCGTGTTCATCGTGGTCATTACGGGCCGCATGGATCCACGACACAGGGATCGCGCACGCAAATGGGGCATTGGACTGGCGATGTTCACGCGCATTTTGCTTCTGCTGGGCATAACTTGGGTAATGCGCCTGACTGCTCCACTATTCCAATTGCCGGTGCTCGAACACACCGTCACCGGCAAGGACCTGGTGCTGCTCCTGGGCGGGCTGTTCCTGCTGGCCAAGGCCACGCTGGAAATTCACGAGAAGACCACGGGCAACCCCACCGAGCACGCAGCAGCCGAAAAGGCCGCCGCGTCCATGGGCAGCGCCATCGCTCAGATCGTCGCCCTGGACGTGATCTTTTCCCTGGACTCCGTCATCACCGCCGTGGGCATGTCCAGGCACATCGAGATCATGATAGCGGCCGTGGTCATCTCCGTTGTAATCATGCTGATCTTCTCCGGTCCGGTGAGCAACTTCGTTAACAAGCATCCCACGGTGCAGATGCTGGCCTTCAGCTTCCTGCTCTTGGTGGGCGTGTTCCTGGTGGCCGAGGGCCTGGGCCGACATATCGATCGCGGCTACATCTACTTCGCCATGTTCTTTTCGCTGTTCGTGGAATTCATGAATTTGCGCATGCGCAGGATAGGCAAAGCCTGA
- a CDS encoding phosphotransacetylase family protein, which produces MAGIYIGSTAGYSGKNMVVMGLGLKLQKEGYNVGYMKPVGAMPITVGDRSGDEDARFVQDVLGLDDDPAAVTPVLVTQDFKIRAFGGHCEDLMTPIEENYKRLSQGRDAMLIAGSGSMYSGKYCGVDGVSVVKRLGAKAMVIDRFHKELNYDYLAVLREELGEAMIGAVLNDIPPTFMDEVQSMIKPFLERKGVKVLGVIPKDPLMGAIKVGDLAQRLGGKVISAASKAERVVENFLIGTMQVENFMTHFRKNKNSAIIVGGDRSDVQLVALEGDCPCLVLTGNLYPNDIILTRSEVLEIPIIMVREDTYTVAKRMETILSRHKLRDVIKIRQGAQLVSSSIDFEYLKQVAGL; this is translated from the coding sequence ATGGCCGGCATCTATATTGGCTCCACAGCCGGATACTCAGGCAAGAACATGGTAGTCATGGGTCTTGGCCTGAAGCTGCAGAAAGAAGGCTACAACGTGGGCTACATGAAGCCCGTGGGGGCCATGCCGATCACCGTGGGTGACCGGTCCGGGGACGAGGACGCCCGCTTCGTCCAGGATGTGCTCGGTCTGGATGACGATCCCGCCGCAGTCACGCCGGTGCTCGTGACCCAGGATTTCAAGATCCGAGCTTTTGGCGGCCACTGCGAAGATCTCATGACGCCCATCGAGGAAAACTACAAACGACTTTCCCAGGGGCGCGACGCCATGCTCATCGCAGGTTCGGGCTCCATGTACTCGGGCAAGTACTGTGGCGTGGACGGCGTGTCCGTGGTCAAGCGCCTGGGAGCGAAGGCGATGGTCATCGACCGCTTCCATAAGGAGCTCAACTACGACTATCTGGCCGTGCTCCGAGAGGAGCTTGGCGAAGCCATGATAGGCGCTGTGCTCAACGACATCCCGCCCACGTTCATGGACGAGGTGCAGTCCATGATCAAACCTTTCCTGGAGCGCAAGGGCGTCAAGGTCCTGGGCGTCATCCCCAAGGATCCGCTCATGGGCGCCATAAAGGTCGGCGATCTGGCCCAGCGACTCGGGGGCAAGGTCATCTCCGCAGCTTCCAAGGCCGAGCGCGTGGTGGAGAATTTCCTCATCGGCACCATGCAGGTCGAAAACTTCATGACCCACTTCCGCAAGAACAAGAACTCGGCGATCATCGTGGGCGGCGACCGTTCCGACGTGCAGCTCGTGGCCCTGGAGGGCGATTGCCCTTGCCTCGTGCTCACGGGCAATCTTTATCCCAACGACATCATCCTGACCCGTTCCGAGGTTCTGGAGATCCCCATAATCATGGTCCGCGAGGATACCTACACCGTGGCCAAACGTATGGAAACGATCCTCTCCAGGCACAAGCTGCGCGACGTGATCAAGATCCGCCAAGGCGCGCAACTCGTATCCAGCTCCATCGATTTCGAGTACCTGAAGCAGGTGGCTGGGTTGTAA
- a CDS encoding flagellin gives MSLVINHNLMSMNAARNLNTSYGNLSTSTRRLSSGLRVGTAADDAAGLAIRELMRADIASYNQGVRNANDAISLIQTADGALQVVDEKLIRMKELAQQAATGTYNSDQRLIIDSEYQAMASEITRIASATDFNGTYLLNGNLSKNPGMTAGQSHDGSGLKSTGPLKIHFGTGNDSAEDYYYITIGGCTASMLGMGMSADASAMGRTISTQARAQEALTAINAAITSKDNIRAHLGAMQNRLENTVTNLQIMVENLQASESRISDVDVASEMTEFVRQQILSQSAVAMLAQANSLPKMAMQLIGG, from the coding sequence ATGTCTTTGGTTATCAATCACAACCTTATGTCCATGAACGCGGCTAGGAATCTGAACACCTCATACGGCAACTTGAGCACGTCCACCCGACGCCTGTCCTCGGGTCTGCGTGTCGGCACGGCGGCTGACGACGCCGCCGGCCTTGCCATCCGCGAACTCATGCGCGCCGATATCGCGTCTTACAACCAAGGCGTGCGTAACGCCAATGATGCCATCAGCCTCATCCAGACGGCCGACGGCGCGCTGCAGGTCGTGGACGAGAAGCTGATACGCATGAAAGAATTGGCGCAGCAGGCCGCCACGGGCACCTACAACTCCGATCAGCGCCTGATCATCGACTCCGAGTACCAGGCCATGGCCTCGGAAATCACGCGTATCGCCAGCGCGACCGATTTCAACGGCACTTATTTGCTCAACGGCAATCTTTCCAAGAATCCTGGAATGACGGCAGGCCAGTCCCATGATGGCAGCGGCCTTAAGTCCACTGGCCCGCTGAAGATTCACTTCGGCACAGGCAACGATTCCGCAGAGGACTACTATTACATCACTATCGGCGGCTGCACGGCCTCGATGCTGGGCATGGGCATGAGCGCTGACGCCAGCGCAATGGGACGCACCATCTCCACGCAGGCCAGAGCTCAGGAAGCCCTCACGGCCATCAACGCGGCGATCACCTCCAAGGACAACATCCGCGCCCACCTCGGCGCCATGCAAAACCGCCTGGAGAACACGGTCACCAACCTGCAGATCATGGTCGAGAACCTGCAGGCTTCCGAATCGCGCATCTCCGATGTGGATGTCGCCTCCGAGATGACCGAGTTCGTGCGCCAGCAGATCCTGTCCCAGTCCGCCGTAGCCATGCTTGCCCAGGCCAACTCCCTGCCCAAGATGGCCATGCAGCTCATCGGCGGTTAG
- a CDS encoding flagellar hook assembly protein FlgD: protein MSMLTNITGSSSAIDPYASTPKSKSGALDQSTFLNLLMAQLQHQDPLNPMEDKDFTAQLAQFSSLEQLNKINEGIEGLNSSAGRQDMLGAVSFIGKDIRAFGNTVSKEGTSITKAFYELEEPVSDMYVNVYDSYGALVDTEKVGARQAGSYEFQWDGTDFNGAKLSDGTYTMAIAAENAKGESVMVYTEVSGTVSGVSGESGIPMLRLSDGRTVSFFNVKEIVGDGDSNNTDDSDA from the coding sequence ATGAGTATGCTGACCAATATCACGGGTTCCTCGTCGGCCATCGATCCGTACGCGAGCACGCCCAAGTCAAAAAGCGGCGCCTTGGACCAATCGACCTTCCTCAACCTCCTGATGGCTCAGCTCCAGCACCAGGATCCGCTGAACCCCATGGAAGACAAGGACTTCACCGCCCAGTTGGCCCAGTTCTCGAGCCTTGAGCAGTTGAACAAGATCAACGAGGGCATCGAGGGCCTCAACTCCAGCGCGGGCCGTCAGGACATGCTGGGCGCGGTGAGCTTCATCGGCAAGGACATCCGAGCATTCGGTAATACGGTCAGCAAGGAAGGGACTTCCATCACCAAGGCCTTCTACGAACTGGAGGAGCCGGTGTCGGATATGTACGTCAATGTCTACGACTCCTACGGAGCGCTCGTGGATACGGAGAAGGTCGGTGCGCGCCAGGCCGGCTCCTACGAATTCCAGTGGGACGGCACTGACTTCAACGGCGCGAAATTGTCCGACGGCACCTACACCATGGCCATCGCCGCCGAGAACGCCAAAGGCGAATCGGTTATGGTCTACACCGAGGTCAGCGGAACGGTCAGCGGAGTGAGCGGCGAGAGCGGCATTCCCATGCTGCGTCTTAGCGATGGACGGACCGTGAGCTTCTTCAATGTCAAGGAAATCGTCGGCGACGGCGATTCCAACAATACCGACGACTCGGACGCATAA
- the rnc gene encoding ribonuclease III — translation MPMDMDRLAAIQAELDYHFGQPAYLARALTHSSYANEHELALESNERLEFLGDAVLELAISECLFQRFPMAHEGQLTRIRSRLVKEKTLAQRARDLGLDRLILLGRGEESQGGRDRDSVLADALEALLGAVFLDGGYLAAREFVSRTFQDLLPETADLPKVKDYKTRLQEITQQRFKIRPIYAQLGTSGPDHARIYEVEVRLPEGASFAATGASLKRAEQNAARLAIEHLGED, via the coding sequence ATGCCCATGGACATGGATCGACTCGCCGCGATCCAAGCAGAACTCGACTACCATTTCGGACAGCCGGCGTACCTGGCCCGAGCTTTGACCCACAGCTCCTATGCAAACGAGCACGAACTCGCGCTGGAGAGCAACGAGCGCCTGGAATTTCTGGGCGATGCGGTCCTGGAGCTGGCAATATCCGAGTGCCTTTTCCAACGCTTTCCCATGGCGCACGAAGGCCAGCTCACCCGCATCCGTTCCCGTCTGGTCAAGGAAAAGACCCTGGCTCAACGAGCCCGGGATCTGGGATTGGATCGCCTCATCTTGCTCGGGCGCGGCGAGGAGAGCCAGGGTGGCCGCGATCGGGATTCCGTGCTGGCCGATGCCCTGGAAGCCCTGCTCGGGGCCGTGTTCCTCGACGGAGGCTATCTGGCGGCTCGGGAGTTCGTATCAAGGACATTCCAGGATCTGTTGCCCGAGACCGCGGATCTGCCCAAGGTCAAGGATTACAAAACCAGGCTGCAGGAGATAACACAGCAACGCTTCAAGATAAGGCCGATCTATGCTCAGCTTGGCACCAGCGGCCCGGATCACGCCCGCATCTACGAAGTGGAGGTACGCCTGCCCGAGGGCGCTTCCTTCGCAGCCACGGGCGCGAGCCTTAAGAGGGCCGAGCAGAATGCCGCACGGCTGGCCATTGAGCACCTGGGCGAAGACTAG
- a CDS encoding flagellar hook protein FlgE, with amino-acid sequence MGLSASMFSGVTGLKAHGDKMGVIGNNIANVSTIGFKGARMFFQDVISQDIPTAAGIGQVGRGVSIGAIYADYTQGGFETTGEATDLAIGGKGFFIVKKKNEDTSYYTRAGNFRFDKDGYLVDPNGLVLQGWRAERSDPTAAVSGVTTNTNTVRIVGTPTDIRLNNFQSPPQETTNVTVISNLDSSEKSRAESTTDPFFAMFEVWDGTQETPLTEAQYSYQATVKVFDANGNAHDLTVYYDQVTLSNSGGRKVWEYMVTSKPTEDGRIFSNGGGVLTNARDTSAAGVLMIGTLSFNSSGELENQTAFTLQAGFNPAVPGDFKDLTNWELADFSQSGYPTFTANFLGEENASATDALNPSLIELNLGLRNGNLSATGWSAVTDAQTMSTTFNTGLVNPTGTDIAGLPKFQGSELQATATTSYAEKGSSTLFQAQDGYAAGLLLGVAVDSDGILSGRYSNGQILELFAITLADFNNPWGLRREGGNLFMDTRDSGGAITNQANRGGKGSIASNSIEQSNVDMADEFVQMITTQRGFQANGKVITTVDTLLGEVINLKR; translated from the coding sequence ATGGGCCTGTCAGCTTCCATGTTTTCCGGCGTCACCGGACTTAAAGCCCACGGCGACAAGATGGGTGTCATCGGCAACAACATCGCCAACGTGAGCACCATTGGTTTCAAGGGTGCGCGCATGTTCTTCCAGGATGTCATCAGCCAGGACATCCCCACGGCTGCCGGCATCGGCCAGGTGGGCCGCGGCGTGAGCATCGGCGCCATCTACGCGGACTATACCCAGGGCGGTTTCGAGACTACCGGCGAGGCCACGGACCTGGCAATCGGCGGCAAGGGCTTCTTCATCGTCAAGAAGAAGAACGAGGACACGAGCTACTACACCCGCGCCGGGAACTTCCGTTTCGACAAGGACGGCTACCTGGTGGATCCGAACGGGCTGGTGCTCCAGGGCTGGCGCGCGGAGCGCTCCGACCCGACGGCAGCCGTGTCCGGCGTCACGACCAATACCAACACGGTACGCATCGTGGGCACCCCCACGGACATCCGCCTGAACAATTTCCAATCTCCGCCTCAAGAAACCACCAACGTCACGGTCATCAGCAATCTCGACTCGAGTGAAAAGAGCCGGGCCGAGAGCACGACCGATCCGTTCTTCGCCATGTTCGAGGTCTGGGACGGCACCCAGGAGACCCCGCTCACCGAGGCGCAGTACAGCTATCAGGCCACCGTCAAGGTCTTCGACGCCAACGGCAACGCTCACGACCTGACCGTGTATTACGACCAGGTGACCTTGAGCAACTCCGGCGGCCGCAAGGTCTGGGAGTACATGGTCACCTCGAAGCCCACCGAAGACGGCCGCATCTTCAGCAACGGCGGCGGCGTCCTCACTAACGCTCGGGACACGAGCGCAGCCGGCGTGCTCATGATCGGCACCCTGTCCTTCAACTCCTCGGGCGAATTGGAGAACCAAACCGCCTTCACGCTCCAGGCCGGATTCAATCCCGCGGTCCCGGGAGATTTCAAGGACCTGACCAACTGGGAGTTGGCCGATTTCTCCCAGAGTGGCTATCCGACTTTTACGGCCAACTTCCTGGGCGAGGAGAACGCCAGCGCTACCGACGCACTGAACCCATCGCTCATTGAGCTCAACCTTGGCCTGCGCAACGGCAACCTGAGCGCCACCGGCTGGAGTGCGGTAACTGACGCACAAACCATGTCCACTACCTTTAATACGGGCTTGGTGAATCCCACAGGCACTGACATCGCCGGCCTGCCCAAGTTCCAGGGCAGCGAGCTGCAGGCCACAGCCACCACGTCGTACGCCGAGAAGGGCTCGTCCACGCTCTTCCAGGCTCAGGACGGCTATGCCGCCGGACTGCTGTTGGGCGTGGCCGTGGACAGCGACGGCATCTTGAGCGGCCGCTACTCCAACGGCCAGATCCTGGAGCTGTTCGCCATCACCCTGGCCGACTTCAACAATCCCTGGGGCCTGCGGCGCGAGGGCGGCAACCTGTTCATGGACACGAGGGACTCGGGCGGGGCCATCACCAACCAGGCTAACCGAGGCGGCAAAGGCTCCATCGCCTCCAACTCCATCGAGCAGTCCAACGTGGACATGGCCGACGAGTTCGTGCAGATGATCACCACTCAGCGCGGTTTCCAGGCCAACGGCAAGGTCATCACCACCGTTGACACGCTGCTTGGCGAGGTCATCAACCTCAAGCGATAG
- a CDS encoding flagellar hook-length control protein FliK yields MQILPCDGYGREAGTTSSDWSLSSGSEAASAFAGLLSQHVASNNPTTTSDSSLNVQADRHARANSEERLRAEADSPAGRAVADRKVGKEEYSTVREELRAQGYAESDLDRLEQRVSEGVTWREFQRDLSELARKARLGNSGAIGLENVNALQSLFQKAGFSGAEAESLVKSLDAGNSRQVLEALKRQLESLPADKTLSLRPAELKALGDALGLNARGKESLRGYLNQGTGANGRMLASPESLRGILTVMQNESTDGLDYIQRMDAMQKLVGDVLQQARTKASGEANADRMGQDAGDKLLNASKNDMKTKHAQGLGEKHADKAGEKTDDSIGDKARDEHLKDLGNRAQDKLTLPKTQPLTSAVADAGAQVKTNFQVPTSPTQSVPSQAQLFQQVNSGILQNLGNGGQQLTINLTPEELGSLQVMLQVRDKELSAVIRADSPEAAKALSDQLAQLKQTLEQQGFKVSSLEVQTGLSNQHGFNAWSGAEGHNFLQERQERARMQRLSSLRGQTAENGITTQAPVTAGMGRGVSSDSVDIFA; encoded by the coding sequence ATGCAAATTCTTCCCTGCGATGGATATGGACGCGAAGCCGGAACCACGAGCTCGGACTGGTCCTTGAGTTCGGGCAGCGAGGCCGCTTCGGCCTTTGCTGGGCTTCTGAGCCAGCATGTCGCCTCCAATAATCCAACCACCACTTCCGATTCGTCCTTGAACGTCCAGGCTGATCGGCATGCCAGGGCCAACAGCGAAGAGCGGCTCCGGGCCGAGGCTGATTCGCCCGCAGGCCGCGCTGTGGCAGATCGCAAGGTGGGCAAGGAAGAATATTCCACCGTGCGCGAGGAGTTGCGCGCGCAAGGGTATGCGGAATCCGATCTGGACCGCCTGGAGCAGCGCGTCTCCGAAGGTGTGACTTGGCGCGAGTTCCAGCGCGATCTTTCGGAACTGGCTCGCAAGGCGCGACTGGGCAATAGCGGTGCTATCGGCCTTGAGAATGTCAACGCGCTGCAGAGCCTGTTCCAGAAAGCCGGCTTTTCCGGGGCCGAGGCCGAAAGCCTGGTCAAGAGCCTTGACGCGGGCAACTCGCGGCAGGTGCTGGAGGCCCTCAAGCGTCAGCTCGAGAGCCTGCCGGCCGACAAGACTCTCAGTCTGCGGCCCGCCGAACTCAAGGCCTTGGGTGACGCCTTGGGATTGAACGCCCGTGGCAAGGAATCCCTGCGGGGCTATCTGAACCAGGGCACGGGCGCCAACGGCCGCATGCTCGCTTCGCCCGAAAGTCTGCGCGGTATTCTCACCGTGATGCAGAACGAATCCACGGACGGCCTCGACTATATCCAGCGCATGGATGCCATGCAGAAGCTCGTGGGCGACGTGCTGCAGCAGGCCCGAACCAAGGCCTCTGGCGAGGCCAATGCCGACCGCATGGGCCAGGATGCCGGTGACAAGCTCCTGAACGCCAGCAAGAACGACATGAAGACCAAGCATGCCCAGGGACTCGGCGAAAAGCATGCGGATAAGGCGGGCGAAAAGACGGACGACTCGATCGGCGACAAGGCCAGGGATGAGCATCTCAAGGACCTGGGAAACAGAGCCCAGGACAAGCTGACCCTGCCCAAGACGCAACCGCTAACGAGCGCGGTCGCCGATGCGGGGGCGCAGGTCAAGACCAATTTTCAGGTTCCCACGAGTCCGACCCAGAGTGTGCCGTCCCAGGCGCAACTCTTTCAGCAGGTGAACAGCGGCATTCTGCAGAACCTGGGAAACGGCGGGCAGCAACTGACCATCAATCTGACTCCCGAGGAACTTGGTTCGCTGCAGGTCATGCTGCAGGTCCGCGATAAGGAGCTCTCGGCCGTGATTCGCGCCGACTCTCCTGAAGCGGCCAAGGCCTTGAGCGACCAGCTGGCCCAGCTCAAGCAGACTCTTGAGCAACAAGGCTTCAAGGTCTCCAGTCTGGAGGTGCAGACCGGCCTGTCCAACCAGCACGGGTTCAACGCCTGGTCGGGCGCGGAGGGCCATAATTTCTTGCAGGAGCGCCAGGAGCGAGCCCGGATGCAGCGCCTGTCCTCCCTGCGCGGGCAGACCGCAGAAAATGGAATAACGACTCAAGCCCCCGTGACCGCAGGGATGGGCAGGGGCGTGAGCAGCGATTCAGTGGATATTTTCGCTTAA
- a CDS encoding cysteine hydrolase family protein — protein sequence MTHYRLLLPALIVVTALALMSSVSLADAQSADTGLERSVIELWNTCTVPRPPELKPVELDPKTTAYLVLDIEELTCNESSRPRCLKAVPGIAAFLAKARAAKMPVVYSLTRRGTPETILSPVKPRPDEPVVQASVDKFVGTDLEKILREKGVKTVVVTGTAANGAVLHTAVGAAIRGFDVIVPVDGMPGTTLYEEQYTAYHIVAAPGVRDRSLLTRFGLMTIK from the coding sequence ATGACTCATTACCGCCTGCTTCTGCCTGCGCTGATTGTTGTCACGGCCCTGGCACTGATGTCCTCCGTTTCGCTCGCGGACGCCCAGAGCGCCGACACCGGCCTGGAGCGTTCGGTCATCGAGTTGTGGAACACGTGCACTGTTCCCCGCCCGCCTGAGCTGAAGCCAGTGGAACTGGATCCCAAGACCACGGCCTATCTCGTTCTGGACATCGAGGAGCTGACCTGCAACGAGTCGAGTCGCCCGCGCTGCCTCAAGGCCGTACCGGGCATAGCGGCCTTTCTTGCAAAGGCGCGCGCCGCGAAGATGCCCGTGGTCTATTCCCTCACCCGGCGAGGCACGCCCGAGACCATCCTGTCGCCCGTGAAACCCAGACCGGACGAGCCCGTTGTGCAGGCCAGCGTGGACAAGTTCGTGGGCACGGACCTGGAGAAAATATTGCGCGAGAAAGGCGTAAAGACCGTGGTCGTCACGGGCACGGCGGCGAATGGCGCTGTGCTGCACACGGCCGTGGGCGCGGCCATTCGCGGCTTCGACGTGATCGTGCCCGTGGACGGCATGCCAGGGACCACGCTCTACGAGGAACAGTATACGGCCTACCACATCGTTGCCGCGCCGGGCGTCAGGGACAGATCCCTGCTGACGCGTTTCGGACTGATGACTATCAAGTAG